The following are encoded in a window of Haloarcula halophila genomic DNA:
- a CDS encoding MATE family efflux transporter, producing the protein MSPRSVAERIVDRLDTLFKGQEQLDLTSGDIGKPLLYLSFPIVVTNLLQVAYNLADTFWLGQYSTTALAAISFAFPMIFLLISLGMGLSVAGSVLVAQHTGADEPKKAQYAASQTLTFAVGASFILGAIGFFFVEDFLALLGASQQVLPGATGYLQVVSLGLSTMFGFFVFIALMRGAGDTITPMLVMFGTVVLNIALDPFLIFGWGPFPELGVIGAAVATIFSRGLAFAVGVAIMLRGTRGIQIHLRDMVPDLPYLGKLLRLGIPASLEGTGRALSINAMLFIVGTFSVTVVAAFGVGIRVFSLVFMPAIAMDRGVETMTGQNLGANRPDRAAKANHFAAKVSFVILTALGAVTIFAAPTVVSVFSDDPEVVRIGAEFLQWVAPTFGFIGIVRAYSGGFRGAGKTLTAAAMAVTMLGIIRLPVAWVASRPVAIPAWLGPTLTDLFAQSLGEQGIWLAFGVSNVLAAGIATAWFLRGTWRDADPRASGGPATADD; encoded by the coding sequence ATGAGTCCCCGAAGCGTCGCCGAGCGGATCGTCGACCGCCTCGACACGCTGTTCAAGGGCCAGGAGCAACTCGATCTCACGAGCGGCGACATCGGAAAGCCGCTGCTGTATCTCTCTTTCCCCATCGTCGTCACGAACCTGCTCCAGGTCGCGTACAACCTCGCCGATACGTTCTGGCTGGGTCAGTACTCCACGACGGCGCTCGCGGCGATCTCGTTTGCCTTCCCGATGATCTTCCTGCTGATCTCGCTGGGCATGGGGCTCTCCGTGGCCGGCAGCGTTCTGGTGGCCCAACACACCGGTGCCGACGAGCCGAAGAAAGCCCAATACGCGGCCTCACAGACTCTGACCTTCGCAGTCGGCGCTTCGTTCATCCTGGGCGCGATCGGCTTCTTCTTCGTTGAGGACTTCCTGGCGCTGTTGGGGGCGTCCCAGCAGGTGCTACCGGGTGCGACGGGCTACCTCCAGGTCGTCTCGCTGGGCCTGTCGACGATGTTCGGCTTCTTCGTGTTCATCGCGCTGATGCGCGGGGCCGGCGACACGATCACGCCGATGCTCGTGATGTTCGGGACGGTCGTGTTGAACATCGCTCTGGACCCGTTCCTGATCTTCGGCTGGGGACCGTTCCCGGAACTGGGCGTCATCGGCGCCGCTGTCGCGACGATCTTCTCGCGGGGGCTTGCCTTCGCCGTCGGCGTCGCCATCATGCTCCGGGGGACGCGGGGCATCCAGATCCACCTCCGTGACATGGTGCCGGACCTCCCGTATCTGGGGAAACTGCTCCGACTGGGCATTCCGGCCTCCCTCGAAGGGACCGGCCGGGCGTTGTCGATCAACGCTATGCTGTTCATCGTCGGGACGTTCTCGGTGACCGTCGTCGCAGCCTTCGGGGTCGGCATCCGCGTGTTCTCGCTGGTCTTCATGCCCGCGATCGCGATGGATCGGGGCGTCGAGACGATGACCGGCCAGAACCTCGGCGCGAACCGGCCCGACCGGGCGGCGAAGGCGAACCACTTCGCCGCGAAAGTCTCGTTCGTCATCCTCACTGCCTTGGGCGCGGTCACCATCTTCGCTGCACCGACGGTCGTCAGCGTCTTCAGTGACGACCCGGAGGTGGTCCGTATCGGCGCGGAATTCCTCCAGTGGGTCGCCCCCACCTTCGGCTTCATCGGTATCGTCCGGGCGTACTCTGGCGGGTTCCGCGGAGCCGGGAAGACGCTCACCGCGGCCGCGATGGCCGTGACGATGCTGGGGATCATCCGTCTGCCCGTCGCGTGGGTCGCCTCCCGACCGGTGGCGATCCCGGCCTGGCTCGGGCCGACGCTGACGGACCTGTTCGCACAGTCGCTGGGCGAACAAGGGATCTGGCTGGCCTTCGGCGTCTCGAACGTCCTCGCCGCCGGGATCGCGACTGCTTGGTTCCTCCGTGGGACATGGCGGGACGCCGACCCGCGCGCGTCGGGCGGGCCGGCGACCGCCGACGACTGA
- a CDS encoding TetR/AcrR family transcriptional regulator, which yields MSNGDTADDIMGATYRALCAHGYADLTMQDIADESDKSKAALHYHYDSKHELLCAFLEYLYDGFAERTGAPDDGTPRERLLDLIDDVLDKPDGDDQEFGTAILEIRAQAPYEPGFRERLTRFDDYLVDELTDIIEAGIEDGSFDPELEPDDTAQFIVTVLTGAATERVTTGRPVACTKQMLTEYVETHLLADPQEVEA from the coding sequence ATGAGCAACGGCGACACTGCAGACGACATCATGGGCGCGACCTATCGCGCGCTGTGTGCCCACGGGTACGCCGACCTCACGATGCAGGACATCGCCGACGAGTCCGACAAGAGCAAGGCGGCCCTCCACTACCACTACGACAGCAAACACGAGTTGCTGTGTGCGTTCCTGGAGTATCTCTACGACGGGTTCGCCGAGCGAACCGGCGCCCCAGACGACGGCACGCCCCGCGAGCGGTTGCTGGATCTGATCGACGACGTTCTGGACAAGCCCGACGGCGACGACCAGGAGTTCGGGACGGCGATCCTGGAGATCCGCGCCCAGGCACCGTACGAACCGGGTTTCCGTGAACGACTGACGCGGTTCGACGACTACCTCGTCGACGAACTCACCGATATCATCGAGGCCGGGATCGAGGACGGAAGCTTCGATCCCGAACTCGAACCGGACGATACGGCACAGTTCATCGTGACGGTCCTGACGGGCGCGGCGACCGAACGGGTCACCACCGGACGGCCGGTCGCCTGTACCAAGCAGATGTTGACCGAGTACGTCGAGACGCACCTGCTTGCCGATCCACAGGAGGTCGAGGCATGA
- the lrp gene encoding HTH-type transcriptional regulator Lrp: MTYENLDRKLVNALLGDGRASLRSLGEDLDVSVTTVSNHLSTLEDEGIINGYTPKVDYGALGYDVTAIVQLKVEGSSLPDVTEDLKQHKQMISVYEVTGDYDIIAIGKFTDTDGMNAQIKELLTDPDIKESNTSVVLNAASENEQFDLDLDEE, from the coding sequence ATGACGTACGAAAATCTCGACCGCAAGCTAGTGAATGCCCTGTTGGGGGATGGACGCGCCAGTCTCCGAAGCCTCGGTGAGGACCTCGACGTCTCTGTAACGACGGTCTCGAACCACCTCTCGACACTCGAAGACGAGGGAATCATCAACGGCTACACGCCCAAGGTCGACTACGGGGCACTCGGCTACGACGTCACAGCGATCGTCCAGTTGAAAGTCGAGGGATCGTCCCTGCCCGATGTCACCGAGGACCTCAAACAGCACAAACAGATGATCTCGGTCTACGAGGTCACCGGCGACTACGACATCATCGCCATCGGGAAGTTCACCGATACGGACGGGATGAACGCTCAGATCAAGGAGTTGTTGACCGATCCCGACATCAAGGAATCGAACACGTCAGTCGTCCTCAACGCCGCAAGCGAAAACGAACAGTTCGACCTCGACCTCGACGAGGAGTGA
- the glnA gene encoding type I glutamate--ammonia ligase, producing MTSELSDEAEAVLDEIEEKDVDFLRLQFTDILGTVKNVSVPADQAEKAFTEGIYFDGSSIDGFVRIQESDMRLVPDPSTFALLPWRNRDDIEGGNSARLICDVHDTSTDAPFVGDPRGVLQDALDRAEEMGYTVNAAPEPEFFLFEEDEDGRATTKTNDAGGYFDLAPKDLASDVRRDIIYGLEDMGFDIEASHHEVAQGQHEINFEYDDALSTADNVGTFRSVVRAIAAEHDLHATFMPKPIPRINGSGMHTHISLFEDGENAFHDSDDEFDLSETAHSFIAGILEHAPALAAVTNPTVNSYKRLVPGYEAPVYVAWSDRNRSALIRKPAARVPAASRIEARFPDPSCNPYLAFAALIHAGLDGVEKGLDCPDPVRENIYEFDEEKREEYGIETLPTNLGEAVDALEEDEVVLDALGPHVSEKFVEAKREEFKDYLVDVSQWEIDRYLETF from the coding sequence ATGACAAGCGAACTCTCCGACGAGGCAGAGGCAGTGCTCGACGAGATCGAAGAGAAGGACGTCGATTTCCTTCGACTTCAGTTCACAGACATCCTCGGCACAGTCAAGAACGTCTCCGTCCCGGCCGACCAGGCCGAGAAGGCGTTCACCGAAGGGATCTACTTCGACGGGTCGTCCATCGACGGCTTCGTCCGCATCCAGGAGTCGGACATGCGCCTGGTCCCGGACCCGTCGACGTTCGCCCTGCTCCCGTGGCGGAACCGCGACGACATCGAGGGTGGTAACAGCGCGCGTCTGATCTGTGACGTCCACGACACCTCGACGGACGCGCCGTTCGTCGGCGACCCGCGTGGCGTCCTGCAGGACGCACTCGACCGCGCCGAAGAGATGGGCTACACCGTCAACGCGGCCCCCGAACCGGAGTTCTTCCTCTTCGAGGAGGACGAGGACGGTCGCGCGACCACGAAGACCAACGACGCCGGTGGCTACTTCGACCTCGCGCCGAAGGACCTCGCCAGCGACGTTCGCCGTGACATCATCTACGGCCTCGAAGACATGGGCTTCGACATCGAAGCCTCCCACCACGAGGTCGCTCAGGGCCAACACGAGATCAACTTCGAGTACGACGACGCCCTGTCGACGGCCGACAACGTCGGTACCTTCCGCTCGGTCGTTCGCGCCATCGCGGCCGAACACGACCTGCACGCGACGTTCATGCCCAAGCCGATCCCGCGCATCAACGGCTCGGGGATGCACACGCACATCTCGCTGTTCGAGGACGGCGAGAACGCGTTCCACGACAGTGACGACGAGTTCGACCTCTCGGAGACGGCCCACAGCTTCATCGCCGGCATCCTCGAACACGCCCCGGCCCTGGCCGCCGTCACCAACCCGACGGTCAACAGCTACAAGCGGCTCGTCCCCGGCTACGAGGCACCCGTCTACGTCGCCTGGTCGGACCGCAACCGCTCGGCCCTGATCCGCAAGCCGGCCGCACGCGTCCCGGCCGCCTCGCGTATCGAGGCCCGCTTCCCCGACCCGTCGTGTAACCCGTATCTCGCCTTCGCGGCGCTCATCCACGCCGGCCTGGACGGCGTCGAGAAGGGGCTCGACTGTCCGGACCCGGTCCGCGAGAACATCTACGAGTTCGACGAGGAGAAACGCGAGGAGTACGGCATCGAGACGCTGCCGACGAACCTCGGAGAGGCCGTCGACGCGCTCGAAGAGGACGAGGTCGTCCTCGACGCGCTCGGCCCGCACGTCTCCGAGAAGTTCGTCGAGGCCAAGCGCGAGGAGTTCAAGGACTACCTGGTCGACGTCTCCCAGTGGGAGATCGACCGGTACCTGGAAACCTTCTAA
- a CDS encoding poly-gamma-glutamate biosynthesis protein PgsC/CapC codes for MLIATTVMLVGLVIGVGAAQLAGLRLGGVIVVPLVSVYLLRSFATFPVFLASVGAAYVSLRVIKNRVLLYGRPVFVVSVLIGALVPVLVFEFLAIAAGIDIGLTQVEFVGSVLPGIAAYNYHRIDAEKRVLDMVWSLATVLLLTVVGIGLVILVGLSPLAGALPPLLLGPNSDIAVAFDLVVDRPNLPVLASDTLAVSLLSVGLLVSEALRSRYGLRIGGVIVVPLIVLIAFRNGWMLPLWIGTAATAYLAVQFVHWWTLLYGRVVLGLGVIVGLLGSISAVTVVPVQHGLLPFFVGILGGVTGYNLHVVPPAERRANLFVTGGVFVTVVAIARLFVIPPASGLLQYVSGRHVAAGAVCCLPALYELYHLERLRPDDEITVAPEATGPDPSEEL; via the coding sequence ATGCTGATCGCCACGACAGTGATGCTCGTCGGTCTGGTCATCGGGGTGGGAGCGGCGCAGTTAGCCGGGTTGCGCCTCGGTGGCGTGATCGTCGTTCCACTCGTCTCGGTGTATCTCCTCAGGAGTTTCGCGACGTTTCCCGTCTTCCTCGCCAGCGTCGGGGCGGCGTACGTCTCGCTTCGCGTTATCAAGAACCGCGTCTTGCTCTACGGACGACCCGTGTTCGTCGTGAGTGTGCTGATCGGTGCGCTCGTGCCCGTCCTGGTGTTCGAGTTCCTCGCTATCGCTGCCGGGATCGACATCGGACTGACACAGGTCGAGTTCGTCGGTAGCGTCCTGCCGGGCATCGCGGCGTACAACTACCATCGAATCGATGCGGAAAAGCGGGTCCTCGACATGGTGTGGAGCCTCGCGACCGTGCTGTTGCTGACGGTCGTCGGGATCGGACTGGTGATCCTCGTCGGCCTCTCGCCGCTGGCCGGAGCGTTGCCACCGTTGCTGTTGGGTCCGAACTCCGATATCGCGGTCGCGTTCGACCTGGTCGTTGACCGGCCGAACCTCCCGGTGCTGGCCTCGGACACCCTGGCAGTCAGCCTGCTCTCGGTAGGATTGCTCGTTTCGGAAGCACTCCGGTCGCGGTACGGGCTTCGGATCGGGGGCGTGATCGTCGTCCCGCTGATCGTCCTCATCGCGTTCCGTAACGGCTGGATGCTCCCACTGTGGATCGGAACGGCCGCGACAGCGTACCTCGCGGTGCAGTTCGTCCACTGGTGGACGCTGTTGTACGGCCGTGTCGTCCTCGGGTTGGGTGTCATTGTCGGCCTCCTGGGGAGTATCTCCGCCGTCACAGTCGTCCCGGTCCAGCACGGACTGTTGCCGTTTTTCGTCGGTATTCTCGGGGGTGTGACCGGCTACAATCTCCACGTGGTGCCGCCGGCGGAGCGGCGCGCGAACCTCTTCGTGACCGGCGGTGTCTTCGTCACGGTTGTCGCCATCGCTCGACTGTTCGTCATCCCACCGGCGTCCGGACTCCTCCAGTACGTCTCCGGGAGACACGTGGCCGCCGGAGCGGTGTGTTGTCTTCCCGCGCTGTACGAACTCTACCATCTCGAACGACTCCGGCCGGACGATGAAATCACTGTTGCCCCCGAAGCCACCGGACCGGACCCGAGCGAGGAGTTGTGA
- a CDS encoding Mur ligase family protein: MDVPFDRDTVARLLKWGWAGVTDALGAGPVHRRRLAAIDTRIVVSGVRGKSSATRWLHDVFHRRGNDVIAKITGDEPVTLYNGTERPVERDGQVRLYENERELQRVSNADVAVIENQGIRQYTTRLVNQSFVKPDVLFLINVREDHMDTLGRTRTAIARSLARSVPAGTTVINGESDPQLRSYLTRELERRDAVVRHVDPPGWATEYPGCEVVFGLNEVLDAVGEPPLSPADVDRKLASMAPEWQVLPNGKVHDAAAVNDVQSTEIVRRALVGESGTVVEPLVNLRADRRGRTASFRRYLGALLADGHAGEIHALGDGRHAFANTADFPVRTYGEGAAPESVLTDVLAAGNPVLVMGNTVTEFMRDIQAEIEARTIDREPAAITRQERAVSRQ; encoded by the coding sequence ATGGACGTGCCGTTCGATCGTGACACCGTCGCACGCCTTCTCAAGTGGGGCTGGGCCGGCGTGACGGATGCGCTCGGTGCCGGCCCCGTCCACCGGCGACGACTGGCCGCGATCGATACCCGGATCGTCGTCTCCGGCGTCCGGGGCAAGTCCTCGGCCACCCGGTGGCTCCACGACGTGTTCCACCGGCGGGGGAACGATGTCATCGCGAAGATCACCGGCGACGAACCCGTCACGCTCTACAACGGCACCGAACGACCCGTCGAGCGGGACGGGCAGGTTCGTCTCTACGAGAACGAGCGTGAACTCCAGCGTGTATCTAACGCGGATGTTGCGGTAATCGAGAATCAAGGGATCAGACAGTACACGACGCGGCTCGTCAACCAATCGTTCGTGAAACCGGACGTACTGTTCCTGATCAATGTCCGGGAGGACCACATGGACACGCTCGGCCGGACCAGGACGGCGATCGCGCGGTCGCTGGCCCGGAGTGTCCCTGCCGGGACGACGGTTATCAACGGCGAATCCGACCCGCAACTCCGGTCGTACCTGACCAGAGAGCTCGAACGACGTGACGCGGTCGTCAGACACGTCGATCCGCCCGGCTGGGCCACCGAGTACCCCGGCTGTGAGGTCGTCTTCGGTCTGAACGAGGTACTCGACGCGGTCGGTGAACCGCCACTCTCGCCGGCCGACGTCGACCGGAAACTCGCCTCGATGGCCCCGGAATGGCAGGTCCTTCCGAACGGGAAAGTGCACGACGCAGCCGCCGTCAACGACGTCCAGAGCACGGAGATCGTCAGACGGGCGCTGGTCGGCGAGAGCGGGACGGTCGTCGAACCGCTGGTGAACCTCCGTGCCGACCGCCGGGGACGGACAGCGTCGTTCCGTCGGTATCTGGGGGCGCTGTTGGCAGACGGCCACGCCGGGGAGATCCACGCCCTCGGCGACGGCCGCCACGCGTTCGCCAACACGGCGGACTTTCCCGTCCGAACGTACGGCGAGGGGGCGGCCCCCGAGTCGGTTCTGACGGACGTGCTCGCTGCCGGCAATCCGGTACTCGTCATGGGCAACACCGTCACCGAGTTCATGCGCGACATCCAGGCCGAGATCGAAGCACGGACGATCGACCGGGAACCGGCCGCAATCACTCGACAGGAACGGGCGGTGAGCCGACAGTGA
- a CDS encoding CapA family protein — MTDSGRSRRALLRTVGTVAGTALAGCGTIADVFPASDPPDTGPQSSATAVRGRVVDTGGTPVVDADVTALGTGGTNLATARTDDGGRFSLSVRRPVWVRVRKDGYNERVRACRPGPTHRIVVTEATGTATLTFGGDTMFARRFYTDPTDQLNPRARIDPGDRRGDHDAILDPIEPALSAADLTSVNLETPLTTRGLRHPEKTYSFASHPVAADALAAAGVDYAALGNNHVLDALGPGLRDTTAALAGAGVGYSGAGTSAAAAWEPHVQGAGDLTVAFLSCTTITGDFYAIDLAANGPTDRPVTVTIDGESRTVPAGVGAARATTDRLDRAVRRADETADVVVVQIHGGEPYQRTPTPDVRRLTATAARSGADLVVNHHPHVTGGIERVEGALVAWSLGNLVFDQRIWPTFPTYLLTVTVSAEGAERATVDPVLIDGFVPHGIVGKPNRTVTWNTLATSSEEATATRSGVTFGAGSRPERAVSKQFPERGAIYAREVGWVAGVTEGQIRLGRDLLPTGRFESTDIDGEGYDGSLWRYGRTYPTVRREYGTDGSGGVRLRRVDGNRSRAVLSNTRRVPIDGPLTVTTNYRASETGTTLELTWFADTDGSAIGRRQWSLPPTGDRWQRFVRDASPPTGATHVNVLHTLAPPANGRRRAEIDDVRLVQWGDQGTTADRRADHIRVRDPATVEFGLPAFAERVQWPRLL, encoded by the coding sequence GTGACCGACAGTGGCCGCTCACGCCGTGCGTTGCTCCGGACCGTCGGAACTGTAGCGGGTACCGCTCTGGCGGGGTGTGGCACTATCGCAGACGTGTTCCCCGCCTCGGACCCACCGGACACCGGCCCACAGTCGTCCGCGACCGCGGTTCGGGGACGTGTCGTCGACACGGGAGGAACGCCAGTTGTGGACGCCGACGTGACGGCACTCGGTACCGGCGGGACTAACCTCGCGACAGCACGAACCGACGACGGGGGCCGGTTCTCGCTTTCGGTGCGTCGGCCAGTTTGGGTTCGCGTCCGGAAAGACGGCTACAACGAGCGTGTTCGGGCCTGCCGACCAGGACCGACACACAGGATTGTCGTGACCGAAGCGACCGGAACGGCGACGCTCACCTTCGGTGGCGATACGATGTTCGCTCGACGTTTCTACACCGACCCGACAGACCAGTTGAACCCCCGGGCACGCATCGATCCGGGCGATCGGCGTGGTGACCACGACGCGATCCTCGATCCGATCGAGCCGGCGTTATCGGCCGCTGACCTCACCTCGGTGAACCTCGAAACCCCGTTGACGACGCGGGGTCTGCGTCACCCGGAGAAGACCTATTCCTTCGCCTCACACCCCGTCGCTGCCGACGCGCTCGCCGCCGCCGGCGTCGACTACGCGGCGCTGGGAAACAACCACGTCCTCGACGCGCTCGGGCCGGGGCTCCGGGACACGACCGCGGCGCTCGCCGGGGCCGGCGTCGGCTACTCCGGTGCCGGGACCTCGGCGGCGGCCGCCTGGGAGCCACACGTCCAGGGGGCCGGCGACCTCACCGTCGCGTTTCTGTCGTGTACGACGATCACCGGCGACTTCTACGCGATCGATCTGGCTGCGAACGGGCCGACCGACAGGCCCGTCACCGTCACCATCGACGGCGAGTCCCGGACCGTCCCTGCCGGCGTCGGGGCCGCCCGTGCGACGACCGATCGGCTCGACCGAGCCGTGAGACGCGCCGACGAGACTGCCGACGTCGTCGTCGTCCAGATCCACGGTGGCGAGCCGTACCAGCGGACACCGACACCCGACGTGCGACGGCTCACAGCGACGGCCGCTCGGAGCGGGGCGGATCTCGTGGTCAACCACCACCCGCACGTCACAGGCGGGATCGAGCGGGTCGAGGGAGCGCTCGTCGCGTGGTCGCTGGGCAATCTCGTGTTCGACCAACGGATCTGGCCGACGTTCCCGACGTACCTGTTGACCGTCACTGTCAGTGCCGAGGGCGCCGAACGGGCGACCGTTGACCCGGTCCTGATCGACGGGTTCGTCCCCCACGGGATCGTCGGCAAACCGAACAGGACGGTGACCTGGAACACACTCGCGACATCGAGCGAGGAAGCGACCGCCACGCGGTCCGGTGTCACGTTCGGTGCGGGGAGTCGGCCCGAGCGGGCTGTGAGCAAGCAGTTCCCCGAGCGCGGTGCGATCTATGCCCGGGAGGTCGGCTGGGTAGCCGGAGTCACGGAGGGGCAAATCCGACTCGGGCGTGACCTCCTGCCGACCGGTCGGTTCGAGAGTACCGACATCGACGGAGAGGGGTACGACGGCTCACTCTGGCGGTACGGGCGGACCTATCCCACGGTACGCAGGGAGTACGGAACAGACGGCTCCGGCGGCGTCCGCCTCCGCCGAGTCGACGGGAACCGCTCGCGAGCGGTTCTCTCGAACACGCGTCGAGTCCCGATCGACGGCCCGCTGACTGTGACGACGAACTATCGGGCCAGCGAGACGGGGACCACGCTGGAACTGACCTGGTTCGCCGACACCGACGGATCGGCGATCGGCCGCCGGCAGTGGTCACTGCCGCCGACCGGCGATCGCTGGCAGCGGTTCGTCCGTGACGCCTCCCCGCCGACCGGCGCGACCCACGTGAACGTCCTGCACACTCTCGCCCCGCCGGCGAACGGCCGTCGAAGGGCCGAAATCGACGACGTGCGCCTCGTCCAGTGGGGAGACCAGGGGACGACCGCAGACCGCAGGGCCGATCACATCCGGGTCCGGGACCCAGCCACCGTCGAGTTCGGGCTCCCGGCCTTCGCCGAGCGTGTCCAGTGGCCACGACTCCTCTGA
- a CDS encoding phosphatase PAP2 family protein encodes MTRGVGVADLLSSLPGVAVVLFALLTQLGDFWFTFSLSALLYWLGAQTPRVGHRLTRERAAMVVALLAAAVAVAVSLKGVFGLPRPVGAGVPAHADLVPAAFSGAYSSMATGDGYGFPSGHATTAVLVWGGLAWAVRIGTRRQRAAVAGGVALLIGLSRLVLGVHFLVDILAGFAIAGATLWLSVTRLGTPDRVFGLAAVVAAAGIVASGLTQDVAAGLGIGVGGAVAWQLVGQRVPEPTRRGATATAALGVGVVLTAAGVTLAVRPGPLTTGLAAAVGTALLLVMPLAGERLAGR; translated from the coding sequence GTGACTCGCGGCGTCGGCGTCGCCGACCTCCTGTCGTCGCTCCCGGGGGTCGCCGTGGTCCTGTTCGCCCTGCTGACCCAACTCGGTGATTTCTGGTTCACGTTCTCGTTGTCGGCGCTGTTGTACTGGCTCGGGGCACAGACGCCACGCGTCGGCCACAGGCTCACCCGCGAACGGGCGGCGATGGTCGTCGCGTTACTGGCCGCAGCGGTCGCCGTGGCCGTCTCGCTGAAGGGCGTCTTCGGCCTCCCGCGCCCTGTCGGCGCCGGCGTCCCGGCACACGCAGACCTCGTCCCGGCGGCGTTCAGCGGTGCCTACAGCTCGATGGCGACCGGCGACGGGTACGGCTTCCCCAGCGGGCACGCGACCACTGCGGTATTGGTCTGGGGGGGTCTGGCGTGGGCAGTCCGGATCGGGACACGCCGACAGCGGGCAGCGGTCGCCGGCGGTGTGGCGCTGCTGATCGGGCTCTCACGGCTCGTTCTGGGCGTCCATTTCCTCGTCGATATCCTGGCCGGGTTCGCTATCGCAGGCGCAACGCTCTGGCTGTCGGTGACGCGACTCGGGACGCCGGATCGCGTGTTCGGGCTGGCTGCCGTCGTCGCGGCCGCCGGTATCGTCGCCAGCGGACTAACCCAGGACGTCGCCGCCGGACTGGGGATCGGTGTCGGCGGCGCAGTCGCGTGGCAACTCGTCGGGCAGCGGGTCCCGGAACCGACACGCCGGGGCGCTACCGCGACGGCGGCGTTGGGCGTCGGCGTCGTCCTCACCGCTGCCGGCGTGACGCTCGCGGTCCGGCCCGGCCCGCTGACGACTGGGCTCGCGGCCGCCGTCGGGACGGCGCTCCTGTTGGTGATGCCACTGGCCGGCGAGCGTCTCGCGGGCCGGTGA
- a CDS encoding YihY/virulence factor BrkB family protein produces the protein MNRNRAIGVGRDLVGTVRGEQISFLAAGIAYYMFVSVLPLLLLALVVGSLLGGEAFATRVVGAVGSALSPAASELLEGALTSAAGRGGATVLGLAVMIWGALKVFRGLDLAFSGVYGAHEPKPIAEQLVDALSALAGIGLAIVGLGVVGALGAVLGVQVALGGLALVPILTVAFLPLYYVFPDQPMEIREAVPGAALAAVGWTLLGTAFNVYAAQADAYQLYGVVGGVLLLVTWFYFAGQILLVGAALNAALADDSDRQLQQGALRGSGKAMSEDADEHTGETPPPGATGDGRDVEDLTDEELEALREEFEEFRDDVESRTLHREDVENDLKQYVRRRMRRGHARGWGPYVVLLYGTVMTLGAFYYLKGPWAVASMLVIWLSTLGLYVVMLVVGVTFRVTGLPRRAVDRVRDWRQ, from the coding sequence GTGAACCGGAATCGCGCCATCGGTGTCGGCCGGGACCTCGTCGGGACGGTCCGGGGAGAGCAGATCTCGTTTCTGGCGGCGGGGATCGCCTACTACATGTTCGTCTCCGTGCTCCCGCTGTTGTTGCTGGCGCTGGTCGTCGGATCGCTGCTCGGTGGCGAGGCCTTCGCCACACGGGTCGTCGGTGCGGTCGGCTCTGCGCTGTCGCCGGCCGCCTCCGAACTGTTAGAGGGCGCACTGACGAGTGCTGCCGGGCGGGGCGGGGCGACCGTCCTCGGTCTGGCGGTGATGATCTGGGGTGCGCTGAAGGTGTTCCGCGGGCTCGATCTGGCTTTCTCCGGGGTGTACGGCGCTCACGAGCCCAAGCCGATCGCCGAGCAACTCGTCGACGCGCTGTCTGCGCTCGCGGGGATCGGGCTGGCGATCGTGGGGCTGGGTGTCGTCGGCGCGCTGGGGGCCGTTCTCGGGGTTCAGGTGGCGCTGGGCGGGCTCGCGCTCGTTCCGATCCTGACGGTCGCCTTCCTCCCACTGTACTACGTCTTCCCGGACCAGCCGATGGAGATTCGGGAGGCGGTTCCCGGGGCGGCGCTTGCGGCCGTCGGTTGGACGCTGCTGGGGACGGCGTTCAACGTCTACGCCGCTCAGGCGGACGCCTACCAGCTCTACGGTGTCGTCGGGGGCGTCCTGTTGTTGGTGACCTGGTTCTACTTCGCCGGCCAGATCCTGCTGGTCGGGGCGGCGCTGAACGCGGCGCTTGCCGACGACTCGGACCGGCAACTACAACAGGGCGCGCTTCGAGGGTCCGGCAAAGCGATGAGTGAGGACGCCGACGAACACACCGGCGAGACGCCGCCGCCCGGCGCCACCGGAGACGGGCGGGACGTCGAGGACCTGACCGACGAGGAACTCGAAGCGCTGCGCGAGGAGTTCGAGGAGTTCCGGGACGACGTCGAGTCCCGGACGCTCCACCGCGAGGACGTGGAGAACGACCTCAAACAGTACGTCCGCCGGCGGATGCGTCGCGGTCACGCCCGCGGGTGGGGACCGTACGTCGTCCTGCTGTACGGGACAGTGATGACGCTGGGGGCGTTCTACTACCTGAAGGGCCCCTGGGCGGTCGCCTCGATGCTCGTCATCTGGCTGTCGACGCTCGGGCTCTACGTCGTGATGCTCGTCGTCGGCGTCACGTTCCGGGTGACCGGCCTCCCGCGCCGGGCGGTCGACCGGGTCCGTGACTGGCGGCAGTGA